One bacterium genomic window carries:
- a CDS encoding GNAT family N-acetyltransferase encodes MLKELKDYEKLRGLLAENPPAAAMIDYTLFHQTPEPGEPFRLCLVDDPENPACVLVVGWSNLFFAKDPDTFDLALEYFDSAAYRELVEGAFRDDPKTVADFLEAYRFAGLQQCYSERLLREGELVHQTRCWVHYWDFPPPREPAVPLRPLSPEHAHVVEAHWEFGEHDEGSVGYIRWRIESGPTLAFYDERGEPGAWCITHGSGSMGHIYTRRAYRRRGLAQEIAFGMIRAVLEGGWLPHAHIKQVNEPSLAL; translated from the coding sequence ATGCTCAAGGAACTCAAGGATTACGAAAAGCTGCGCGGCCTCTTGGCGGAGAACCCCCCGGCCGCCGCCATGATTGATTACACCCTCTTCCACCAGACGCCGGAACCCGGCGAGCCCTTCCGGCTCTGCCTGGTGGACGACCCGGAGAACCCGGCCTGCGTCCTCGTGGTTGGCTGGAGCAACCTCTTCTTCGCGAAGGATCCGGACACGTTCGACCTGGCGCTGGAGTACTTCGACTCCGCCGCCTACCGGGAGCTGGTCGAGGGAGCCTTCCGCGACGACCCGAAGACCGTCGCGGATTTCCTCGAGGCCTACCGCTTCGCCGGTCTCCAGCAGTGTTACAGCGAGAGGCTTTTGCGGGAGGGTGAGCTGGTTCATCAGACGCGGTGCTGGGTCCATTACTGGGATTTCCCGCCGCCCCGGGAACCCGCGGTGCCGCTCCGTCCTCTCTCGCCGGAGCACGCCCACGTCGTCGAGGCCCACTGGGAGTTCGGCGAGCACGACGAGGGTTCCGTCGGCTACATCCGCTGGCGGATCGAGTCCGGCCCCACCCTGGCCTTCTACGACGAGCGGGGCGAGCCGGGGGCCTGGTGCATCACCCACGGCTCGGGCTCCATGGGCCACATCTACACCCGCCGGGCCTACCGCCGCCGGGGCCTGGCCCAGGAAATCGCCTTCGGGATGATCCGGGCCGTCCTCGAGGGCGGCTGGCTCCCCCACGCCCACATCAAGCAGGTGAACGAGCCGTCCCTGGCCCTG